The Lentimicrobium sp. L6 genome includes a window with the following:
- a CDS encoding adenosine kinase gives MAKVIGLGNALVDIMTPLENDNILSQIEFPKGSMQLVDAEKSNEILKLTSHLKSSLASGGSAANTIHGIARLGMETAFVGKIGNDDFGRIFKDDLVKSNISPSLFYSETETGRAVAMVSPDSERTFATYLGAAVELSADDIQPELFKGYDVLHIEGYLVFNEELIEKAVKTAKEAGLKVSLDLASFNVVDAKLDFLKRMADNYVDILFANEEEAKSFTGFEDPKKALEAIAEQVDISIVKVGKDGSLILKEGNTTRIEVIEAKPIDTTGAGDYYASGFLYGYLNGLSLGQAGKIGSLLAGKVIEEMGASINDNTWVEILEEVVKIKAS, from the coding sequence ATGGCAAAAGTTATAGGCTTGGGAAATGCCCTAGTTGATATCATGACCCCTTTGGAAAATGATAATATATTATCTCAAATAGAATTTCCAAAAGGAAGTATGCAATTGGTGGATGCAGAAAAAAGCAATGAAATTTTAAAACTCACCTCTCATTTAAAAAGTTCTTTAGCTAGTGGTGGTTCCGCAGCCAATACCATACATGGAATTGCCCGTTTAGGCATGGAAACAGCCTTTGTTGGTAAAATTGGGAATGATGATTTTGGTAGAATATTTAAAGACGATCTAGTAAAAAGTAATATAAGCCCTTCTCTATTTTATTCTGAAACAGAGACTGGTAGAGCAGTAGCCATGGTTAGCCCAGATTCGGAAAGAACTTTTGCTACCTATTTAGGTGCAGCTGTTGAGCTTTCTGCTGACGATATTCAACCTGAATTGTTTAAAGGCTACGATGTTCTTCACATTGAGGGATATTTAGTATTTAATGAAGAGTTGATTGAGAAAGCCGTTAAAACTGCAAAAGAAGCAGGTTTGAAAGTGAGCTTAGACCTAGCAAGTTTCAATGTGGTGGATGCAAAGTTAGATTTCTTAAAGAGAATGGCAGACAACTATGTTGATATTTTATTTGCTAATGAAGAAGAAGCTAAATCGTTTACAGGCTTTGAAGACCCTAAGAAAGCTTTAGAAGCTATAGCTGAACAAGTTGATATCAGTATAGTAAAAGTGGGAAAAGATGGTTCTTTGATTTTGAAAGAAGGTAACACAACCCGAATTGAAGTTATAGAAGCCAAGCCAATTGATACAACTGGAGCAGGTGACTATTATGCTTCCGGGTTTTTATATGGATATCTCAATGGATTATCTTTAGGCCAAGCAGGAAAAATAGGTTCTTTACTAGCCGGAAAAGTAATTGAAGAAATGGGAGCTTCCATTAATGATAATACTTGGGTAGAAATTCTAGAAGAAGTAGTAAAAATTAAGGCCAGTTAA
- a CDS encoding MATE family efflux transporter, whose protein sequence is MKNPILKLALPNILSNISVPLVGMVDLALMGHMDSEIHLNAIAIGGSIFSFIYMSFGFLRMSTTGFVAQAHGQNNSNQIVQVFSRSMMVAFSVALVLMSLQIPIGKLGVNLLGASEAINSEALKYFHIRIFAAPATLGLYAIMGWFIGRQDTRTPLYLALLINIGNILFNIIFVFGLDMKSEGVAWGTLIAQYIGFTTGLFVLIKRSKPMWKNWTLIEMLESSELKKFFGVNRDIFIRTILLLVSLTFFTASSARMGQEILAINTLLFQFFLFFTYFIDGFANAAEALVGKHIGEDKHASLKPLVYKIFTWGFFISLPFSLLYFLFGSQIMGILTDLPHLIQSAQPYFIWIGIMPIISFAAFIWDGVYIGATEAVPMRNSMIVSSLFVFFPLFFVLYPLFGNHGLWFAFIAFLMSRGLFLHWISKKYIFK, encoded by the coding sequence ATGAAAAATCCGATCTTAAAGCTAGCCCTCCCCAATATACTCAGCAACATCTCTGTTCCGCTAGTGGGGATGGTAGATTTAGCTTTAATGGGGCACATGGATTCTGAAATCCATTTAAATGCCATTGCTATTGGTGGTAGTATTTTTAGCTTTATCTATATGAGTTTTGGTTTTTTAAGGATGAGTACAACCGGTTTTGTAGCACAAGCCCATGGCCAAAACAATAGCAATCAGATTGTTCAGGTTTTCAGCCGTTCGATGATGGTCGCTTTTTCTGTGGCTTTAGTATTAATGAGTTTACAAATCCCAATAGGTAAACTTGGAGTAAATTTGCTAGGAGCTAGTGAAGCCATTAATTCAGAAGCTTTAAAATACTTTCACATTAGAATATTTGCCGCTCCAGCCACATTAGGCCTTTATGCTATCATGGGATGGTTTATTGGTAGGCAAGACACCAGAACTCCTCTTTACTTAGCATTACTTATTAACATTGGGAACATCCTTTTTAATATCATTTTCGTTTTTGGATTGGATATGAAATCGGAAGGCGTGGCTTGGGGAACTTTAATAGCTCAATATATAGGTTTTACTACTGGATTATTTGTACTGATAAAAAGAAGCAAACCCATGTGGAAAAATTGGACTTTGATCGAAATGCTAGAATCCTCTGAATTGAAAAAGTTCTTTGGTGTAAACAGAGATATCTTTATCCGCACTATTCTTTTACTTGTCAGCCTCACCTTCTTTACCGCTAGTTCAGCTCGAATGGGACAAGAAATACTAGCCATCAATACGCTCCTCTTTCAATTCTTTTTATTCTTCACTTATTTTATTGATGGATTTGCAAATGCCGCGGAAGCTTTAGTTGGAAAGCATATTGGTGAAGACAAACATGCTAGCCTCAAACCTTTGGTCTACAAAATTTTTACTTGGGGATTTTTCATCAGCCTTCCATTTTCTTTATTATACTTTCTTTTTGGAAGTCAAATCATGGGAATACTAACCGACCTTCCGCATTTAATACAAAGTGCCCAACCTTATTTTATCTGGATCGGAATCATGCCCATCATCAGTTTTGCTGCATTTATATGGGATGGGGTTTATATAGGTGCTACAGAAGCTGTACCTATGCGAAATTCAATGATTGTAAGTTCTCTTTTTGTGTTCTTTCCTCTATTTTTTGTGCTATACCCTTTATTTGGAAATCATGGATTGTGGTTTGCATTTATCGCCTTCTTAATGAGTCGAGGTTTATTTTTACATTGGATTTCGAAAAAGTATATTTTTAAATAG
- a CDS encoding NAD(P)/FAD-dependent oxidoreductase has product MARVIVLGAGISGHTAALYLRKKLNKTHEVIVVSPNSNYQWVPSNIWVGVGLMKPEDVIFKLKPVYDKQGIQYKQALGMSIHPEGDDKNETGFVRIKYVDPEKQGQEEDVAYDYLVNGTGPTLNFAATEGLGPDKYSNSVCTYDHAAHAWKNLKVSLEKMENGEHQTFLIGTGHGMATCQGAAFEYALNIAFEINKRKLQKMADIVWITNEYELGDFGMGGAYVKRGGYITPTKVFTESILAEYGISWIKRAGVYKVEEGIAYYENLDGEMKEQKFDFSMLIPGFKGANMKAFDKKGEDITAKVFVPNGMMKVDADYSGKPYDEWKASDWPEIYQSPAYDNMYASGIAFAPPHGMSKPMKSKNGTPIFPTPPRTGMPSGVIGKIVAENIAYRIKTGREGHPHKASMAKQGAACIVSAGYGPLSGQAATMTVSPIVPDWEKYPKYGRDISKTVGVVGLAGHWMKLFMHYMFLYKAKAKLGWSLIPE; this is encoded by the coding sequence ATGGCAAGAGTTATAGTTCTTGGCGCAGGTATTTCTGGTCATACGGCCGCCTTATATTTACGCAAAAAGCTGAATAAAACACACGAAGTAATAGTAGTGAGTCCCAATAGTAATTACCAATGGGTTCCATCCAATATCTGGGTTGGCGTTGGCTTGATGAAACCAGAGGATGTTATTTTCAAACTAAAACCAGTTTATGACAAACAAGGCATCCAATATAAACAAGCCCTAGGAATGTCTATTCACCCAGAAGGTGATGACAAAAACGAAACGGGCTTTGTAAGGATCAAATATGTAGACCCCGAGAAGCAAGGTCAAGAAGAAGATGTGGCTTATGATTATCTGGTAAATGGAACTGGTCCAACTTTGAACTTTGCAGCAACTGAAGGCCTAGGCCCCGATAAATATTCAAATTCTGTTTGTACTTACGACCATGCAGCCCATGCATGGAAAAACCTAAAAGTATCATTGGAAAAAATGGAGAATGGGGAACACCAAACTTTCTTAATTGGCACTGGACATGGAATGGCGACTTGCCAAGGGGCTGCTTTTGAATATGCTTTAAATATTGCTTTCGAAATCAATAAACGAAAACTCCAGAAAATGGCAGATATCGTTTGGATCACCAATGAGTACGAATTAGGTGATTTCGGAATGGGAGGAGCCTATGTAAAAAGAGGAGGCTATATAACTCCAACTAAAGTTTTTACCGAATCGATTTTAGCGGAGTATGGTATCAGTTGGATTAAGAGAGCAGGAGTTTACAAGGTGGAAGAAGGTATTGCGTATTACGAGAATCTTGATGGTGAAATGAAAGAACAAAAATTTGATTTCTCCATGCTCATTCCTGGTTTTAAAGGAGCCAACATGAAAGCCTTCGATAAAAAAGGCGAAGATATTACTGCTAAAGTATTTGTACCAAATGGTATGATGAAAGTAGATGCAGACTATAGTGGCAAACCATACGACGAATGGAAAGCTAGTGATTGGCCAGAAATTTATCAGAGCCCTGCCTATGATAATATGTATGCCAGTGGAATTGCTTTTGCACCTCCTCATGGAATGTCAAAACCCATGAAAAGTAAAAACGGAACTCCCATTTTCCCAACACCTCCAAGAACAGGAATGCCTTCTGGAGTAATAGGTAAAATTGTAGCAGAAAATATCGCCTACAGAATAAAAACTGGTCGAGAAGGCCATCCTCACAAAGCTTCTATGGCAAAACAAGGAGCTGCATGCATTGTATCTGCCGGCTATGGCCCATTATCTGGTCAAGCTGCTACCATGACTGTTTCTCCTATTGTTCCTGATTGGGAAAAATATCCAAAATATGGTAGAGATATTAGCAAAACAGTTGGTGTTGTAGGACTTGCTGGCCATTGGATGAAATTATTTATGCATTATATGTTTCTTTATAAGGCTAAAGCTAAACTAGGCTGGTCATTAATTCCCGAATAA